Part of the Limihaloglobus sulfuriphilus genome is shown below.
AAACCCAGGTCTTCAGGTGTGCGCACGCAGGGCTTAAGGTAACGTCCGTTTACGGATTTAATTTCTACGGTGTAGTTTACACCTTCAAACTCGCAGGACGCAGTGCCGTAACCTGTCATGCTCTTTAACATAGGAATGCCTCAAAGAAACTATTTACTCTTATGTATGCCGCGACGAAATAAGCTGTATTTACTCAGTCTGGGCTTCCGCGGCTTTTTCAGCGGATTCAGCAGCTTCTTGCGCTTCATCAACGCCGGCATCTGCCTGTCCTGATGCAGCTTCAGCGGCATTTTGAGCGGTTTCTGACGCTTCGGCTGCCTCTTCGCCGGTTTCTCCGGCAGTCTCGGCGGCTTCTTCACCAAGGCCGGCGGCTCCGGTTGCGTCTTCAACTACTACGGACTTAAGTTCTTCAATGCCTTTAGGCTTGTAGAATTTGGCTAATCCGATTCCAAGCAGGAGAAACATTGCCACAAAGATTACGGTTATCCAGGTAAGGAAATCACCGGTTTTTGTACCCAGAACTCCGGCTCCTATGCCTCCGAAAGCTCCGCTCAGGCCGCCTCCGCGTCCCTTTTGAATCAGGATAATCAAAGCCAGGACTACAGAAATCACAAGCCATAAGATGCCGACTAACGTCCAGAAAATTGAAAGATTTGCTAATAACATAATTTATTTCCTAATTAGTTAATTTTAATACGCTGTTTGTATCGCCGGTTAAGCTCAGCTGTATAACTTTGAAGTTATCTTTATCATTTCAGAGAAGCTCTCAACCTTGAGGCCGGCTCCGCCGACAAGAAGCCCGTCAACGTCAGGGCAGCTCATAAGCTCTTCTGTGTTTGCGGGTTTAGCTGAACCGCCATACTGGATTATTATGGCTTCCGCGGTTGCCTGGTCGTACATTTCCGCCAGAAGTGACCTTATCATAGCGTGTACTTCCTGAGCCTGCTCGCTCGTGGCGGTTTTGCCGGTTCCGATTGCCCATACAGGTTCGTATGCAAGTGTGATTTCAACCGCTTCAGCGGCGGAGAAACCTGCAAGTCCCTTTTTAACCTGATTAGCGACAACAGCATTTGTTTTGCCGGCTTCGCGTTCTTCTAAAAGCTCTCCAATACAGAGGATAGGTAAGAGTTTCGCATCCAGGGCCGCCCGGGTTTTCTTATTGATAAGCTCATCTGTCTCGCCTATCACGTGGCGGCGTTCAGAGTGGCCGGTGATTACATATTCTACGCATACATCCTTTAGCATTTCACAGCTGATCTCACCGGTAAATGCGCCGTTGCCTTCGAAATACACATCCTGTGCTCCAAGATGCAGGTTGCCCCCGTGTGAGAGGTTTTCTGCAACTTTCTGCAGATATACAAAAGGCGGGCATACCGCGGTCTTGACATTCTCAATGCCTGCGATTTCTTTTGCTACTCCGCCGGCAAGCTCTACGGCTGATGCCATGTCGGTATTCATTTTCCAGTTTGCTGCGATAAAAGGTTTTCTCATTAGAAACTCCAACTTATTTAAGTTCTTATTCCAAAATATTTTACTAATTTATTGTTATTGCGTTTTTATGCTGATAAGCGTGATCCCGTTAGAAATCTGCGCACAAAAGCTCTAAAGAATTTGTCAATTATATAAAACCGCTCCAACAGGTCAACCCAATTGTAAAAACTTGTCCCCAATGCCTGCAATTATTTCAAATCGCCTTGCTGCCGGATAAGTTCTTAGCTGAATTGTTTAATGTTTCTGGTTTGTAAGTCTCTGTTTAGTAGGGTTCTACATGTTTTGAATAATTTATTTTGTTTTTTTCTTGACATTTATCTTTTTACATGGGTAAAATTATAATCAGAAATTGTTTGTGAATTTTAATAAATGTGAAGAAGAACACGGATTCATTTCCATAGAAGTTGTCATTTCAGTTTATTCATCGTAATCATCTTGTTTTGCAAACTGTGTAATCCGTTACTCAAATACCAGCGATTCAGCATCTGGGCTTATTTTGCTTTAATTTAAGGAGAGAGGACAATGTACGTATTTAAACTGCCTCTATAAAGCTCTCCAACCGTAAAAACCGGCGGATTGGGAGCTGTGATTTTAAATCAAAACGAAAATTAAACTAAAATCTATTTTCAAAGATTTTCTTTATTTTGAGAGGAGAAAAAATGAAGACTAAAATAAAACACATGGTGATACTTTTAATAGGTTTGTCTGCGTTATGCAGTACGACATTCGCAAGCCCGATAATTTCTATTCAGACATACGAGGACTGGTCAAATGAAATTGGCGCAACGGGACATATTACGCCCATACCAAGCTGGAGCTCCGGCGGCTTCGAAAGTGTTTATCCCGGAGAGTCGTCAGCATTTAGAATACCCACTTTAACTGCCTTGAGCAATGAGGAGGGTGAAGCTGCGTTAGAATTAGACTTTGGTACAGGCCCAGAAGACGAGCTTGTCATAGGAGGTATTCAGTATGAGTTTGGCGCTGACCCCGATTACACTGGCGGCAAGGCAACATTCTCGGTAAGAAAACGCGGGACAAATGAGAAACCAGGCCGGTATTCACTTCATCTAAGAGATTCCAGTGGAAGAACATGTAACTGGGTATTCGATATTCCTCAGCAGCAGGGGGCTTCAGACCCGTGGGAGAATGTTACAATAGATTTTGCTACCACTCCAGTTGAGCCGCTTGGCAGTGTTACAGGTGGATTTGATATTTCCAAAGTCATTCTGGTATCTTGGGATTATCGAGGAACCAGGGGTACTTCAGGTGCATTTAAAGGAAAACTCGACCACATTAAAGTTGTTCCAGAACCCTGTTCAGCTCTTTTGCTCGGTGCCGGCATACTTGGATTGATCCAAAAAACAAAACGCTAAGATGAAAATTTGTTGTACCGGTAATTGATTTTTGAACTAAAAAGTTTTGTGAAATATCACACCGCCGGATTATGCCGTTAATCCGGCGGTATTTTCGTTTGCAGTGAGGTATTTTCGTTTGCAGTGAGGTGTTTTTGTTATTTGGTTTGACAAGCCGGCTTCAATTCTTTAAATAGTGCCATATATGAATGTTTGATAAAGTTGAATTTTTACAAAGTGAGGATATATGGCTTCTAAAAAAACCGTACATGTGATTTCGGGTACACACTGGGACAGAGAATGGCGTTTTACCGCTGATCAATCGCTGCTGCGTCTGGCAGAGTTGGTTGATGAGCTTCTTGATATACTCGAGGCAAACCCTGATTATAAATGTTTTCTGCTTGACGGCGGAACTGTTGTTATAGAGGACTACCTCAACGTAAGGCCGGAAAATGAGCAGCGTCTGCGAGATTTCATGTCGGCAGGACGGATCGAGACCGTAATGTGGTACACGCTGCCGGAGATGTCAACAGTCGCGCCGGAAGCCCTTGTCCGCAACCTGCTGATAGGCAAACGGATAGCGGCTAAATTCGGCGGCTGCATAAACGCCGGATACACAGCGACTTCCTACGGACAGATCTCCCAGCTTGCACAGATATACGCCGGCTTTGGAACACGTTCGGCCCTGTCATACCGCGGCACGAACAAACAGCAGGTCCCGCCGATATGCAAGCTCGAAAGTCCCGACGGTACACAGATTTATCATATCCGCTGCTTTGACGAGGTCACACGGACTAACTGGTTCTTTTTCCCGCATTATATGCTGGTTCTGGGCAAGGCCCCGCGTGATCTGAGCACAAAATGGAATCCGGCAGAGTGGCCGGTTCACATGGCCGATGACGCTCTTTATCAGTCCGCTTTTCAGATGAAAAATGAGAGCATGGAATTCAACAGAGACCCCGAGACAATCCGCAAGGCCGCACGCATGCTTGGCGCTCAGGCAGAGCCGCAGATGATAAACAACCAGTTGCTCGCTCTGGATATGGAAGATAACGCTGTGCCCTACCAGCGTTTACCGGAAATGATTCAGGCTATAAACAAAGCACAGGATGAATACCTTATCAAACAGTCATCGCTTGATGAATATGTTGAGGCCTGTGTCGAGGGCCTTGATCCCGATACAGTACCTGTTCATATAGGGGAAATGCGTTATACCCTTATTGAAGCAGGGTTTAACGGTCTGCTTGGAGCGACGCATTCTTCACGTATCAACCTGAAACTGCTCAATGACCTGGCCCAGAGGGAGCTGATAAACACGGCCGAGCCCCTCTCTGCAATGAGCTCAATGCTTGGCGGCAGTTATGAGTCCAGCCTCCTGCACCGTGCGTGGCTGTATCTGCTCAAGAATCACGCCCACGACAGCATCTGCGGCGCCGCGATTGACGAAGCCCACAAGGACAATCCGTTCCGTTTCCGTGCGGCGACCTCCATCGCCCGCGAATGCAGCCGCAAGGCCTGTGAACAAATATGGGCCAAAATGGATACGCAATCCGGTTTTCAGGAAAAAGATGTTACGCTGACATTCTTCAATACACTTCCGATTTCCAGGAAGCGAGTTGAGCATGTTGTGGTAGATGTGCCGCGGCCGGACTTTGGAGCGTTCAAGATAGAGCCCTGCACCGGAGTAGGCCCGATTGTTGAGGGTTTCAATCCCGATGATATGCTGACATTCCAGTATTTCGATATCGTTGACCAGGACGGCAATAAAATAAAATATGAGATACTCGATCGGGAAAATATTGACCTTGAAGTTGAACGCAAGCTCGACACCAATGCCGCTGTTTATGACATTCAGCGAAACCGTCTGCTCATCGAGGTAGAACTGCCGGCTATGGGGTACAAGACCTATGCGGTAAGGCCGCGTAAACGTGAATACAACCCTGAACCGAAACCTGCCGGCGAGAGAGGGCTTATCGCCTCTCAAAAGGGTGTCCTGGAGAATGAGCACTTACGCGTTCAGATAAACTCTGACGGCACTTTTAATATTCTAAACAAAAAAACCGCGGAATACTCCGAAAGACTGCACTATTTCTGTGATGATGCAAGCACCGGCAACGCCCATAAGCACAAGGGCACACTCAGGGACTTTACCGTTACCAGTCTGGGCTGTAATTCTATAATCACACTTATCGAAAACAATACACTGCGTGCAACCTGGAAGGTTGAGCTGGCGATGATGATACCTGACCGTGCCGACCACGCCGCACGAGACCGCTCCCACTCCAGAGTTGAGCTGCCAGTGGAAATGTACCTGACTCTGCGTAAAGACAGTAATGCACTCGAGATAAAAACCGTTATCGAGAATACCGCCAAAGACCACCGCCTGCGGATAATGATGCCGACCGGCGTAAAGACGGATTACGCCTATGCCGACGGCCCCTTTGACGTTCTCAAGCGTTCACTGCTCTGGGACGATACCAAAGATAATATGGAAGAATACCATCCATACAAACCCATGCAGCGGTTTGTTACCTTAAGCGATGATTCCAGAGGTTTCTCGTTTATCAGCAAGGGCCTTGGTGAATATGAAGTTATAGACGACTCGGACAGGACGCTTGCAATTACGCTCATGCGGACATCACGGGCGTATATGCGTGCCAACCGCGGCGTTATGACTCCGGCGGAATACGAGCAGAATCTCGGCCAGCATCTGATCGGCATCGGTAAACTGGAATTTGAGTACGCAATATACCCGCATGAAGGCGACTGGCGGCAGGCCGGTGTGCACCTTGTCTCAGATGATTTCCGCGGGCCGGTTCGTGTCCTCCAGGGCGTTCCAAAGGCCGGCGAACTTTCCGCTGAGCAGTCTCTGATCCAGATAAGTCCGGCAGAATCAATGCAGGTCTCCGCGTTTTTCTGGAGCCGGGAGTCCAAAGGCTACATCCTGCGGCTGTGGAATGCGGCAGAGACATCTGTGGAAGCAAAAATCAAGTTAGCGGCTGACTTTTCAAATGCAGCGATTGTAAGTCTCGATGAAGAACGCATTGAGCAGAATCTAGATATCTCGGGCGGCTCAGTTGCTTTTAACGTGCCAAAATCGAGAATTGTTACGCTGCTGCTAAAATGATTAAGTAATACGCGGACAGCAGGATAGTTTTATTTGATTTGCGGCGGTGAATGTAAATTCTGCGAGCATAAAAATAAAAATTAAAAAGAATACCAAAGTTTTCCGCCATAGATTAAAATGAATTAGTCATAGTAGTTATGACTTTTAATATTTGTTTTGACGGAGTTTTTATGGAACTGCTGGCGGATTGGATACAGAAGCTGAACAGCATAATAGTTATATTATGCCAGTTTTTGGCTATGGTCGTGCTTTTTATAGGTATTATGAAGGCTCTCAAGATTTATCTCAAAGATGTGCTCAGTCCGGGTCGCTCTTCCGGCTCTGTAAAGGCCAGCCGTATGGAGCTTGGCCATTCTTTCTCGCTGGCGCTGGGTTTTTTGATTGGTGCCAGTATTCTTAAAACAACG
Proteins encoded:
- the secG gene encoding preprotein translocase subunit SecG, which codes for MLLANLSIFWTLVGILWLVISVVLALIILIQKGRGGGLSGAFGGIGAGVLGTKTGDFLTWITVIFVAMFLLLGIGLAKFYKPKGIEELKSVVVEDATGAAGLGEEAAETAGETGEEAAEASETAQNAAEAASGQADAGVDEAQEAAESAEKAAEAQTE
- a CDS encoding glycoside hydrolase family 38 C-terminal domain-containing protein, producing MASKKTVHVISGTHWDREWRFTADQSLLRLAELVDELLDILEANPDYKCFLLDGGTVVIEDYLNVRPENEQRLRDFMSAGRIETVMWYTLPEMSTVAPEALVRNLLIGKRIAAKFGGCINAGYTATSYGQISQLAQIYAGFGTRSALSYRGTNKQQVPPICKLESPDGTQIYHIRCFDEVTRTNWFFFPHYMLVLGKAPRDLSTKWNPAEWPVHMADDALYQSAFQMKNESMEFNRDPETIRKAARMLGAQAEPQMINNQLLALDMEDNAVPYQRLPEMIQAINKAQDEYLIKQSSLDEYVEACVEGLDPDTVPVHIGEMRYTLIEAGFNGLLGATHSSRINLKLLNDLAQRELINTAEPLSAMSSMLGGSYESSLLHRAWLYLLKNHAHDSICGAAIDEAHKDNPFRFRAATSIARECSRKACEQIWAKMDTQSGFQEKDVTLTFFNTLPISRKRVEHVVVDVPRPDFGAFKIEPCTGVGPIVEGFNPDDMLTFQYFDIVDQDGNKIKYEILDRENIDLEVERKLDTNAAVYDIQRNRLLIEVELPAMGYKTYAVRPRKREYNPEPKPAGERGLIASQKGVLENEHLRVQINSDGTFNILNKKTAEYSERLHYFCDDASTGNAHKHKGTLRDFTVTSLGCNSIITLIENNTLRATWKVELAMMIPDRADHAARDRSHSRVELPVEMYLTLRKDSNALEIKTVIENTAKDHRLRIMMPTGVKTDYAYADGPFDVLKRSLLWDDTKDNMEEYHPYKPMQRFVTLSDDSRGFSFISKGLGEYEVIDDSDRTLAITLMRTSRAYMRANRGVMTPAEYEQNLGQHLIGIGKLEFEYAIYPHEGDWRQAGVHLVSDDFRGPVRVLQGVPKAGELSAEQSLIQISPAESMQVSAFFWSRESKGYILRLWNAAETSVEAKIKLAADFSNAAIVSLDEERIEQNLDISGGSVAFNVPKSRIVTLLLK
- the tpiA gene encoding triose-phosphate isomerase, whose product is MRKPFIAANWKMNTDMASAVELAGGVAKEIAGIENVKTAVCPPFVYLQKVAENLSHGGNLHLGAQDVYFEGNGAFTGEISCEMLKDVCVEYVITGHSERRHVIGETDELINKKTRAALDAKLLPILCIGELLEEREAGKTNAVVANQVKKGLAGFSAAEAVEITLAYEPVWAIGTGKTATSEQAQEVHAMIRSLLAEMYDQATAEAIIIQYGGSAKPANTEELMSCPDVDGLLVGGAGLKVESFSEMIKITSKLYS
- a CDS encoding DUF1622 domain-containing protein, with translation MELLADWIQKLNSIIVILCQFLAMVVLFIGIMKALKIYLKDVLSPGRSSGSVKASRMELGHSFSLALGFLIGASILKTTLAPNWTDIGQLAAIITIRTVLNYFLLQDIAQQTESQQSRS